A stretch of Rhizobium glycinendophyticum DNA encodes these proteins:
- a CDS encoding MBL fold metallo-hydrolase has protein sequence MSGVDVQAAPQFVTTFDPQHGVPVSVAEGVQRLTAPNPSPFTFHGTNTYIVGEKSVCVIDPGPDDDAHFDALMKALEGREVSHIAVSHTHRDHSPLARRMKERTGAIIVAEGPHRPARPLFEGEVNPFAESADTDFVPDRALVDGETVEGDGWRLTAVHTPGHTANHSAFALEDTGILFSADHVMAWATSIVAPPDGAMSDYMTSLDRLLTRDDRLYLPGHGGPVEDPPTFVRALRSHRRQREQAVLERIIKGDRLIPDMVKVIYATTDPRLHGAAALSVLAHLEDLLEKGLIATDGPPRLFGQYRPG, from the coding sequence ATGAGCGGGGTTGACGTTCAGGCGGCGCCTCAATTCGTCACGACCTTCGACCCGCAGCACGGCGTGCCCGTCTCCGTGGCCGAGGGTGTCCAGCGCCTGACGGCACCCAATCCAAGTCCCTTCACCTTCCACGGCACCAACACCTATATCGTCGGCGAAAAATCCGTCTGCGTCATCGATCCCGGCCCGGACGATGACGCGCATTTTGACGCCCTGATGAAAGCCCTTGAGGGCCGCGAAGTCAGCCATATCGCCGTCAGCCACACCCACCGCGATCATTCTCCGCTCGCTCGCCGCATGAAGGAAAGAACCGGCGCCATCATCGTAGCCGAAGGCCCCCATCGGCCGGCCCGCCCTTTGTTCGAAGGCGAGGTGAACCCCTTCGCCGAAAGCGCCGACACGGATTTCGTGCCCGACCGCGCGCTCGTCGATGGCGAAACGGTCGAGGGTGACGGCTGGCGCCTCACCGCCGTCCACACGCCGGGCCACACCGCCAATCATTCAGCCTTCGCGCTTGAAGACACCGGCATCCTCTTTTCCGCCGATCATGTCATGGCCTGGGCCACTTCGATCGTCGCGCCCCCGGATGGCGCCATGAGCGATTACATGACCTCGCTCGACCGGCTGCTCACGCGCGACGACCGCCTCTATCTGCCCGGCCACGGCGGCCCGGTCGAGGATCCCCCGACTTTCGTGCGTGCGCTCCGCAGCCATCGGCGCCAGCGGGAACAGGCGGTGCTGGAGCGCATCATCAAGGGGGATCGCCTGATCCCGGATATGGTCAAGGTGATCTATGCCACGACAGACCCCCGCCTTCATGGGGCCGCCGCGTTGTCGGTGCTCGCGCATCTGGAAGATCTGTTGGAAAAAGGTTTGATCGCGACGGATGGCCCGCCGCGGCTGTTTGGCCAATACCGGCCGGGTTGA
- a CDS encoding DUF1499 domain-containing protein, with protein sequence MIVRYDRPVSRSAFLARRLGLFALVMLLVVVLVHRFGLVKTPDFVALVLVAAVPAALAVPLALIGLARLWQIGALGGIASVQALVYAALPIALPGYAYYLYDSRPKLTEVSSDLTDRPAWVSVPDANQQFLPRPPLPVGADVMQTEHYPGLNGRRYEGAIDRVYEAVRKVAAANRLVVTASRGEDYALPDLQLRPAEDGQTTTPPSAATGTPPGEEALPESGPLPMRRPDAIAALIGAAEAADGEPEGEARLQLSTRTFVLGLPFDAVVRLKEEAEMTLVDIRVASRFGPHDLGFSDEIAEDFLHALDAELLGISGN encoded by the coding sequence ATGATCGTCCGCTACGACCGTCCCGTGTCCCGCTCCGCCTTTCTTGCGCGGCGGCTCGGGTTGTTTGCGCTTGTGATGCTGCTCGTGGTGGTTCTGGTGCATCGGTTCGGGCTGGTGAAAACTCCGGATTTCGTTGCGCTCGTGCTGGTGGCGGCGGTGCCGGCGGCGCTTGCCGTACCGCTGGCGCTGATCGGTCTTGCGCGCCTCTGGCAAATCGGCGCGCTCGGGGGCATCGCTTCGGTGCAGGCGCTTGTCTATGCGGCCCTGCCGATCGCGCTGCCAGGTTATGCCTATTATCTCTATGACAGCCGACCGAAGCTGACGGAGGTTTCCAGCGATCTCACCGACCGCCCCGCCTGGGTGTCGGTGCCGGATGCCAACCAGCAGTTCCTGCCGAGGCCACCGCTTCCGGTCGGGGCGGATGTGATGCAGACCGAGCACTATCCTGGCCTCAACGGGCGGCGTTACGAGGGGGCGATCGACCGTGTTTACGAGGCGGTGCGCAAGGTGGCAGCCGCCAACCGACTTGTGGTGACGGCGAGCCGAGGCGAGGACTACGCCCTGCCGGATCTGCAATTGCGTCCGGCCGAAGACGGCCAGACCACCACCCCGCCCTCTGCCGCAACCGGCACGCCGCCGGGTGAGGAAGCGCTGCCCGAAAGCGGGCCGCTGCCGATGCGGCGACCGGACGCCATCGCCGCCCTGATCGGCGCCGCCGAGGCCGCTGACGGCGAACCAGAAGGCGAGGCGCGGCTGCAGCTTTCGACCCGCACCTTCGTGCTGGGCCTTCCCTTCGATGCCGTGGTGCGGCTGAAGGAAGAAGCGGAAATGACGCTGGTCGACATCCGCGTCGCCTCGCGCTTCGGGCCACACGACCTCGGCTTCAGCGACGAGATCGCAGAGGATTTCCTGCATGCACTTGATGCGGAACTCCTGGGGATTTCGGGAAATTGA
- a CDS encoding type 1 glutamine amidotransferase domain-containing protein, whose protein sequence is MPSITSARILILATHGYERSELRVPLEQLRARGAKVLIASLEKAPIKSWDEDNWGDTVDVDLTLDQVSVDDFDAIVLPGGQINPDLLRKERKAVDLISSFVKSGKTVAAVCHAPWLLIEAGAVKGRKATSFSSIKTDMINAGADWRDEAVVTDQGIVTSRNPGDLNAFVAKIVEEVEEGRHQRRAA, encoded by the coding sequence ATGCCCTCCATCACATCCGCACGCATTCTCATCCTCGCCACCCATGGCTACGAGCGCTCGGAGCTGCGCGTGCCGCTTGAGCAGTTGCGCGCACGTGGCGCCAAGGTTCTCATTGCCTCCCTGGAGAAGGCGCCGATCAAGAGCTGGGACGAAGACAACTGGGGCGACACCGTCGATGTCGACCTGACGCTCGATCAGGTGTCCGTCGATGATTTCGATGCGATCGTTCTGCCGGGCGGGCAGATCAATCCCGACCTCTTGCGCAAGGAACGCAAGGCGGTCGACCTGATCTCCTCCTTCGTCAAATCCGGCAAGACGGTGGCCGCAGTCTGCCATGCGCCGTGGCTGCTGATCGAGGCCGGCGCCGTCAAGGGCCGCAAGGCGACCTCGTTTAGCTCGATCAAGACCGACATGATCAATGCCGGTGCGGACTGGCGCGACGAGGCCGTGGTCACCGATCAGGGCATCGTTACCTCGCGCAATCCGGGCGACCTCAATGCCTTTGTGGCCAAGATCGTCGAAGAGGTCGAGGAAGGCCGCCATCAGCGCCGCGCCGCCTGA
- a CDS encoding LacI family DNA-binding transcriptional regulator — protein sequence MIPGTRRRRHRQEKVTLSDVALAAGVSAITVSRALRDPEKVSPALRETILRVVEQMGYVPDMAARALASKDSGLIGVLTPGLTSYAFIAVMRGIEDRVRATDLRIQYANPGNDGEDDARKLRFFFSQNPAGIIYVGRHHDPALDDLLKRAPCPVVEIMDVSRTPAEMAVGIDHRMAAEAATRHLLNEGYRRIGLLGGGWDSRSLRRLEGYKAVMEAEGLFDQALVLSIDSYTSVGLGAHLLDRLLSACPEADAAFCHSDDLALGALFECQRKGLRIPQDFGICGFNDFDYAGVAYPSLTSVRLPRYEIGYRAADMLIRATGGGRQPPTLVDLGFQLIPRQSTARIAAQQPSGSLA from the coding sequence ATGATTCCAGGCACCAGAAGGCGGCGTCACCGCCAGGAAAAAGTCACCCTCTCAGATGTGGCCCTGGCCGCAGGCGTCAGTGCGATTACCGTATCGCGTGCCTTGCGCGATCCCGAAAAGGTCTCTCCGGCTTTGCGGGAGACGATCCTCAGGGTCGTCGAACAGATGGGCTATGTGCCCGATATGGCCGCCCGGGCGCTCGCCAGCAAGGACAGCGGGCTGATCGGCGTGCTCACCCCCGGCCTCACCAGTTATGCCTTTATCGCTGTCATGCGCGGCATCGAAGACAGGGTGCGCGCAACTGACCTGCGCATCCAATATGCCAATCCCGGCAATGACGGCGAGGACGATGCCCGCAAGCTGCGTTTCTTCTTCTCGCAAAACCCGGCCGGCATCATCTATGTCGGGCGCCATCATGATCCCGCCCTCGATGATCTCTTGAAGCGCGCGCCGTGTCCGGTGGTCGAGATCATGGATGTCAGCCGCACGCCGGCCGAAATGGCGGTGGGTATCGACCACCGCATGGCGGCGGAAGCGGCGACCCGGCATCTGCTCAACGAGGGCTATCGGCGCATCGGACTTCTCGGCGGAGGGTGGGACAGCCGATCGCTACGCCGACTGGAAGGCTATAAGGCCGTGATGGAGGCAGAAGGTCTCTTTGATCAGGCCCTCGTCCTCTCCATCGACAGCTATACCAGCGTCGGGCTCGGTGCCCATCTGCTCGACCGTCTGTTGAGCGCCTGCCCGGAGGCCGATGCCGCCTTCTGCCATAGCGACGATCTGGCGCTCGGGGCCCTGTTCGAATGCCAGCGCAAGGGGCTTCGCATCCCGCAGGACTTCGGCATATGTGGCTTCAATGACTTCGATTATGCCGGCGTCGCCTATCCCTCGCTCACCTCGGTCAGGCTGCCGCGTTACGAGATTGGCTACCGTGCCGCCGACATGCTCATCCGGGCAACCGGCGGTGGGCGACAGCCGCCCACCCTGGTCGATCTCGGCTTCCAGCTGATCCCACGCCAATCGACGGCTCGCATCGCGGCACAGCAGCCGTCGGGCTCACTGGCATAA